The DNA segment ACGAGGCGCACGGCCATCGGCTTCACATAGTCCATCCAGATGTCGCGCACGCCAATCCAGGCGTGATACAGCAGCGACAGGATGGTGAGGAACGTGATGATCTTCATCCACTGGTTGGAGAAGAGACCCGCCCACGCTTCGTAGGAAGCGCCGTTCGAGAGCAGGAAGGCGACTGCCAGCACGATGGTGAAGACCACCATGATGACAGCGGTGACGCGCTGCGCAAGCCAGTCTTTGAGACCGTAGTGCGCACCGACGACCAGACGCTTGGGACCGATATTATTATTTGCCACGTTGACTCTCTCCTCAGAACAGGCCGAACAGCTTCAGGCCGAACACAGCGGTGAGCAACAGGCTGATGATCAGCACGGCAACAGCGGACTTCGCCGAAGCGGGCTTGGTCACGCCAACGTGCACGTCGAGCAGCAGGAAACGGATGCCGGCGCAGAAGTGGTGCAGGTAACCCCAGATCAGAGCCAGCAGAACCAGCTTGACGAAGCCGCCGGACAGAAGCGCCGAGAACTTTGCGAAGCTCAGTTCGGAAGTGACGCTCTGTTCGAAGAGATACAGGACGAAAGGAAGGAGGAGGAACA comes from the Cupriavidus basilensis genome and includes:
- the sdhD gene encoding succinate dehydrogenase, hydrophobic membrane anchor protein, with amino-acid sequence MANNNIGPKRLVVGAHYGLKDWLAQRVTAVIMVVFTIVLAVAFLLSNGASYEAWAGLFSNQWMKIITFLTILSLLYHAWIGVRDIWMDYVKPMAVRLVLQVLTILWLVGCAGYAAQILWRV
- the sdhC gene encoding succinate dehydrogenase, cytochrome b556 subunit, coding for MAEAKQARPEFRNIHVTQLARYRLPWAGKVSILHRASGALMFLLLPFVLYLFEQSVTSELSFAKFSALLSGGFVKLVLLALIWGYLHHFCAGIRFLLLDVHVGVTKPASAKSAVAVLIISLLLTAVFGLKLFGLF